One segment of Gammaproteobacteria bacterium DNA contains the following:
- a CDS encoding NUDIX domain-containing protein has product MENLLPDIRNAARALIVRGRILLLRKGGDARGERFALPGGAQESGETLPQALDRECREEIGTCVRVLALVHVADWFKPRDTTPPSTRQTVEFVFACSIPDDYEAHNGHRPDEHQIEVVWMALGELAGAPLFPHGLREFLSRESEINPVYLGTLET; this is encoded by the coding sequence GTGGAAAATCTCCTCCCGGACATACGCAACGCGGCTCGCGCGCTGATCGTGCGCGGCAGGATACTGCTGTTGCGCAAGGGCGGGGACGCGCGCGGGGAGCGTTTCGCGCTGCCCGGTGGCGCGCAGGAATCCGGTGAAACGCTCCCCCAGGCCCTGGACCGCGAGTGCCGCGAGGAGATCGGAACCTGTGTCCGGGTGCTCGCCCTGGTCCACGTGGCCGACTGGTTCAAGCCGCGCGACACGACACCGCCTTCCACACGACAAACCGTCGAGTTCGTGTTCGCATGTTCGATCCCCGACGATTACGAAGCACACAACGGGCACCGGCCCGACGAGCACCAGATCGAAGTCGTCTGGATGGCCCTTGGCGAACTGGCCGGGGCCCCGCTGTTTCCCCACGGGCTCAGGGAATTCCTCTCCAGGGAAAGCGAGATCAACCCCGTCTATCTGGGGACGCTGGAGACCTAG